The Bradyrhizobium ottawaense genome window below encodes:
- a CDS encoding RidA family protein produces MSGHTRRKSVHIGGFKHVNPIPNACRIGNLVMSGVILGRDPATNAMPESLDAQCANMFAHMKAIVEAAGGSTDDIIKMTVWLKDRTQRGPVNVEWLKMFPDEHSRPARHALPMDNMDGGALVQCDFTAVID; encoded by the coding sequence ATGAGTGGTCACACACGGCGCAAGAGCGTCCACATCGGCGGCTTCAAGCACGTCAATCCGATTCCGAACGCCTGCCGCATCGGCAATCTCGTGATGTCCGGCGTCATCCTCGGCCGCGATCCCGCGACCAACGCGATGCCCGAGAGCCTGGATGCCCAATGCGCCAACATGTTCGCGCATATGAAGGCGATCGTGGAAGCCGCCGGCGGCAGCACCGACGACATCATCAAGATGACGGTGTGGCTGAAGGACCGCACGCAGCGCGGTCCCGTCAATGTCGAATGGCTCAAGATGTTTCCGGACGAGCATTCCCGCCCGGCACGTCACGCGCTGCCGATGGACAATATGGACGGCGGCGCGCTGGTGCAGTGCGACTTCACCGCCGTGATCGACTGA
- the hpaH gene encoding 2-oxo-hept-4-ene-1,7-dioate hydratase, whose product MLDAATIERLAARLDEAERTKTLIPMFTKDYPDFAIEDAYAVQRSWTKLQLGRGRVIKGHKIGLTSKAMQNAVGISEPDYGVLFADMFYADATPIPFDRFHAPRIEVELAFVLKAPLRGPDCTIFDVLNATDYVTPALEILETRMHRVDPETGKTRKVMDTISDNAANAALVLGGRPFRPLDADLRWIGALLFRNGEVEETGLAAGVLNHPANGIAWLANRLAPHDEHLKAGEVVLAGSFTRPVDIRRGDTFHADYGPFGSVSCQFV is encoded by the coding sequence ATGCTCGATGCCGCCACGATCGAACGGCTTGCCGCGCGCCTGGATGAAGCCGAGCGCACCAAGACGCTGATCCCGATGTTCACGAAGGACTATCCCGATTTCGCCATCGAGGATGCCTACGCCGTCCAGCGCAGCTGGACCAAGCTGCAGCTCGGCCGCGGCCGGGTCATCAAGGGCCACAAGATCGGCCTGACCTCGAAGGCGATGCAGAATGCGGTCGGCATCAGCGAGCCGGATTACGGCGTGCTGTTCGCCGACATGTTCTATGCCGACGCCACGCCGATTCCGTTCGATCGCTTCCACGCGCCGCGGATCGAGGTCGAGCTCGCCTTCGTGCTGAAGGCGCCGCTGCGCGGGCCCGACTGCACCATCTTCGACGTGCTCAACGCCACCGACTACGTCACGCCCGCGCTGGAGATTCTTGAAACGCGCATGCACCGCGTCGACCCCGAGACCGGCAAGACGCGAAAGGTCATGGACACCATCTCCGACAACGCGGCGAATGCGGCGCTGGTGCTCGGCGGCCGGCCGTTCCGCCCGCTCGATGCGGATCTGCGCTGGATCGGCGCGCTCTTGTTCCGCAACGGCGAGGTCGAGGAAACCGGGCTTGCCGCCGGCGTGCTCAATCACCCCGCCAACGGCATCGCCTGGCTCGCCAACCGCCTCGCGCCGCATGACGAGCATCTCAAGGCCGGCGAAGTCGTGCTGGCGGGCTCGTTCACGCGCCCCGTCGACATCCGCCGCGGCGACACCTTTCATGCCGATTACGGTCCGTTCGGCTCGGTGTCGTGCCAGTTCGTCTGA
- a CDS encoding fumarylacetoacetate hydrolase family protein — protein sequence MRLLSYLVDGEPRYGAAVADGVIDLTRRIGRDFSDVKALIAANALSDAQEAIAGATPDYALDDLVLLPPVLAPEKLWCIGVNYAERNAEYKDNSDLPKYPSLFVRSMSSMTGSGQPLEKPKVSDQLDYEGELVIVIGQGGRHIPREKAWGHIFGMTLCNEGTIRDWLRHGKFNVTQGKNFDRSGSIGPWIVTSDELDPRGPHDITTRVNGEVRQQDTTERLMFPFDYLISYLSTFATLKPGDMIVTGTPTGAGVRFDPPRWLKAGDVVEVESSRIGMLRNTVAAEQ from the coding sequence ATGCGACTCCTGAGCTATCTCGTGGACGGAGAGCCGCGCTACGGCGCGGCCGTCGCTGACGGCGTGATCGATCTGACCAGGCGGATCGGCCGCGACTTCTCCGACGTGAAGGCGCTGATCGCGGCCAACGCGCTGTCCGATGCGCAGGAAGCGATCGCGGGCGCGACGCCGGACTATGCGCTCGACGATCTCGTCCTGCTGCCGCCCGTGCTGGCGCCGGAAAAGCTCTGGTGCATCGGCGTCAACTACGCCGAGCGCAACGCCGAGTACAAGGACAATTCGGACCTGCCAAAATATCCCAGCCTGTTCGTGCGCAGCATGTCGTCGATGACGGGCTCCGGTCAGCCGCTCGAGAAGCCCAAGGTTTCGGATCAGCTCGACTATGAAGGCGAGCTCGTCATCGTGATCGGGCAGGGCGGCCGTCACATTCCGCGCGAGAAGGCGTGGGGGCACATCTTCGGCATGACGCTGTGCAACGAGGGCACGATTCGCGACTGGCTGCGGCACGGCAAGTTCAACGTCACGCAAGGCAAGAATTTCGATCGCTCCGGCAGCATCGGCCCGTGGATCGTCACGTCGGACGAGCTCGACCCGCGCGGCCCGCATGACATCACCACGCGCGTCAATGGCGAGGTGCGGCAGCAGGACACCACCGAGCGGCTGATGTTCCCGTTCGATTATCTGATCTCCTATCTCTCGACCTTCGCGACGCTGAAGCCCGGCGACATGATCGTGACCGGCACGCCGACGGGGGCGGGTGTTCGCTTCGATCCGCCGCGCTGGCTGAAGGCTGGCGACGTCGTCGAGGTCGAGTCCAGCCGCATCGGCATGCTGCGCAACACCGTCGCGGCGGAGCAGTAG
- a CDS encoding flavin reductase family protein has protein sequence MRIDPTELGAERIYRLMTGIVVPRPIAWVTSRSATGVLNLAPFSAFTFVSQKPPMLAISVGRKGADYKDTAHNILDTEEYVIHIADTPLMSAVHDSSVEHPPEISEVEHLGLETIPSERIKVPRLAAAPVAMECRFRQCLEFGEAKSRLIVGEVVMFHLRDGLVNDGKVETKALDPIARIGGPRYARLGEIVTLNTVFQTPKSKD, from the coding sequence ATGCGGATCGATCCCACCGAGCTCGGCGCCGAGCGCATCTACCGCCTGATGACCGGCATCGTGGTGCCGCGTCCGATCGCCTGGGTGACCAGTCGGTCAGCCACGGGCGTGCTCAACCTCGCGCCGTTCAGCGCCTTCACCTTCGTCTCGCAGAAGCCGCCGATGCTCGCCATCAGCGTCGGCCGCAAGGGCGCCGACTACAAGGACACCGCGCACAACATCCTCGACACCGAGGAATACGTCATCCACATCGCCGATACGCCGCTGATGTCGGCGGTGCACGACTCATCGGTCGAGCATCCGCCTGAAATCAGTGAGGTCGAGCATCTCGGCCTGGAAACGATTCCGAGCGAGCGCATCAAGGTGCCGCGGCTTGCCGCCGCGCCGGTCGCGATGGAATGCCGCTTCCGCCAGTGCCTCGAGTTCGGCGAGGCCAAGAGCCGGCTGATCGTCGGTGAGGTCGTGATGTTCCATTTGCGCGACGGCCTCGTGAACGACGGCAAGGTCGAGACCAAGGCGCTCGACCCGATCGCGCGCATCGGCGGTCCCCGTTACGCCCGCCTCGGCGAGATCGTGACGCTGAACACCGTATTTCAGACGCCCAAATCGAAAGACTGA
- a CDS encoding Bug family tripartite tricarboxylate transporter substrate binding protein, which yields MRLIWIAIAAATAMLAGPASGQQWPARSVKLIVPYPAGGNVDSAARIVADKLQEKLGQPFIIENKAGAGGMIAGEAFAKSAPDGYTLFVGANGPVLFATEINKREAYNWKKDFMPISTISMTPLVLEVHPSVQATTLKEFLDLAKREPGKLTMASPGPGTTNHLLSELMQSNLELQWVTAHYRGNAPAINDLLGGQVQFAFDQLTVSLQHIKAGLFRALAVTSPHRLKSLPDVSTFAELGYKDFDGQTFTGLFAPAGTPAPVIDKLHETLVAILKDPAVVDKFEKLGGEATPMTPDEFKAYLEREDAKWIPVVRKANIRAD from the coding sequence ATGAGATTAATCTGGATTGCCATAGCTGCCGCCACCGCGATGCTGGCAGGGCCCGCGTCGGGCCAGCAATGGCCGGCCCGCAGCGTCAAGCTGATCGTGCCTTATCCGGCCGGCGGCAATGTCGACAGCGCCGCGCGCATCGTCGCCGACAAGCTTCAGGAAAAGCTCGGCCAGCCCTTCATCATCGAGAACAAGGCCGGCGCCGGCGGCATGATCGCGGGCGAGGCGTTCGCGAAATCCGCGCCCGACGGCTACACGCTGTTCGTCGGCGCCAACGGCCCGGTGCTGTTCGCAACCGAGATCAACAAGCGCGAAGCCTATAATTGGAAAAAGGACTTCATGCCGATCTCGACCATCTCGATGACCCCGCTGGTGCTCGAGGTGCATCCGTCGGTGCAGGCGACGACGCTGAAGGAATTCCTCGATCTCGCCAAACGCGAGCCCGGCAAGTTGACCATGGCCTCGCCCGGCCCCGGCACCACCAACCATCTGCTCAGCGAGCTGATGCAGTCGAACCTCGAGCTGCAATGGGTCACCGCGCATTATCGCGGCAATGCGCCGGCGATCAACGATCTGCTCGGCGGCCAGGTGCAGTTCGCGTTCGACCAGCTCACGGTCAGCCTCCAGCACATCAAGGCCGGCCTGTTTCGCGCGCTCGCCGTCACCAGCCCGCACCGGCTGAAATCGCTGCCCGACGTGTCGACCTTCGCCGAGCTCGGCTACAAGGATTTCGATGGCCAGACGTTTACGGGCCTGTTCGCGCCCGCGGGCACGCCGGCGCCCGTCATCGACAAGCTGCACGAGACGCTGGTTGCGATCCTGAAGGATCCTGCCGTAGTCGACAAATTCGAAAAGCTCGGCGGCGAAGCCACGCCGATGACGCCGGACGAGTTCAAGGCCTACCTCGAGCGCGAGGACGCCAAGTGGATTCCGGTGGTGCGCAAGGCCAACATCAGGGCGGATTGA
- a CDS encoding IclR family transcriptional regulator, with protein sequence MDKTRIARNAISPRQGAQAIRRALAVLRILAAGREDGVPLAEVIRATGLTRPTVHRIIHVLIEEGIVERHERTGRYAIGNEVPELALARPRPSRLLIAANPSLQRASTEIGDTMFLTVRTGNDTLCVDRRIGIYPIQVLSIEVGARRPLGVSSAGVAILAAMPAPEARKIVAANEKRFEAYKTDVATVLGEVTAARRLGYGLREIGLVQGTKSISTWIKTPDGRPAAAITVSAVRTRLGPRREQEVAEILLREARSIEQAIGG encoded by the coding sequence ATGGACAAGACGCGAATCGCCCGCAACGCGATATCACCGCGGCAGGGCGCGCAGGCGATCCGGCGCGCCCTCGCCGTGCTACGCATTCTTGCCGCGGGTCGCGAGGACGGTGTGCCATTGGCCGAGGTGATCCGGGCGACCGGTCTCACCCGTCCGACCGTGCATCGCATCATCCATGTGCTGATCGAGGAAGGCATCGTCGAGCGACACGAGCGGACCGGCCGCTACGCGATCGGCAACGAGGTGCCGGAGCTGGCGCTGGCACGGCCGCGGCCGTCGCGGCTGCTGATCGCCGCCAATCCATCGCTGCAACGTGCTTCCACCGAAATCGGCGACACGATGTTCCTGACGGTGCGCACCGGCAACGACACGCTGTGCGTCGATCGCAGGATCGGAATCTATCCGATCCAGGTGCTGTCGATCGAGGTCGGCGCGCGCCGGCCGCTCGGCGTCTCCAGTGCCGGCGTCGCCATCCTCGCCGCGATGCCGGCGCCGGAGGCGCGAAAGATCGTCGCAGCGAACGAGAAGCGGTTCGAGGCTTACAAGACCGATGTGGCGACGGTCCTCGGCGAGGTCACCGCCGCGCGACGGCTCGGATACGGCCTGAGGGAAATCGGCCTCGTGCAGGGCACGAAATCGATCTCGACCTGGATCAAGACCCCGGATGGGCGACCGGCCGCCGCCATCACCGTTTCCGCCGTTCGAACGAGGCTCGGCCCCCGCCGCGAGCAGGAGGTCGCGGAGATCTTGTTACGGGAGGCGCGGAGTATCGAGCAGGCGATCGGTGGGTAA
- a CDS encoding O-acetylhomoserine aminocarboxypropyltransferase, whose product MPAPKPPAFETLSLHAGQHPDPVTGARAVPIYQTTSYVFQDSDHAAALFNLERAGHIYTRISNPTTGVLEERLAALEGGVGAICTASGMAALHLAIATLLSAGDHIVASSSLYGGTINLLAHTLPRFGITTTFVKPRDLDAFRAAIRPSTKLVIGETIGNPGLEVLDLPKVAQIAHDAKIPLLIDNTFATPYLSRPIELGADIVMHSATKWIGGHGIAIGGAIVDGGRFDWRASGKFGVLTEPYGGYHGIVFDEQFGTAAFIMRARTEGLRDFGACLSPTNAFQLLQGVETLGVRMDRHMQNTHLVLEALKSNKAVDWVLHPSLETHTDYQLAKQLLPRGAGSIISFGIKGGRPAGRKFIESLRMISHLANVGDAKTLVIHPASTTHQQMDAEQLKAAGIGEELVRLSVGIETAGDIIDDLAQALRISQKV is encoded by the coding sequence ATGCCCGCGCCAAAACCGCCTGCCTTCGAGACCCTGAGCCTGCATGCGGGCCAGCATCCGGATCCCGTGACCGGAGCCCGCGCGGTCCCGATCTACCAGACCACGTCCTACGTGTTCCAGGATTCCGACCACGCCGCCGCACTGTTCAATCTGGAGCGTGCCGGCCACATCTATACGCGCATCTCCAATCCGACCACGGGCGTGCTGGAGGAGCGGCTGGCGGCGCTGGAGGGCGGCGTCGGCGCGATCTGCACTGCGAGCGGCATGGCCGCGCTGCATCTGGCGATCGCGACGCTGCTGAGCGCCGGCGATCACATCGTGGCGTCGAGCTCGCTCTATGGCGGCACCATCAACCTGCTGGCACACACGCTGCCGCGCTTCGGCATCACCACCACTTTCGTGAAACCGCGCGATCTCGATGCGTTCCGCGCGGCGATCAGGCCCAGCACCAAGCTCGTGATCGGCGAGACCATCGGCAATCCCGGGCTGGAAGTGCTCGACCTTCCCAAGGTCGCTCAGATCGCCCATGACGCAAAAATTCCGCTGCTGATCGACAACACCTTTGCCACGCCCTATCTCAGCCGGCCCATCGAGCTCGGGGCCGACATCGTCATGCATTCGGCGACCAAATGGATCGGCGGCCACGGCATCGCGATCGGCGGCGCCATCGTCGACGGCGGCCGCTTCGACTGGCGCGCATCGGGCAAGTTCGGCGTGCTGACCGAGCCCTATGGCGGCTATCACGGCATCGTCTTCGACGAGCAGTTCGGCACGGCGGCCTTCATCATGCGTGCGCGCACCGAAGGCTTGCGCGATTTCGGAGCCTGCCTGTCGCCGACCAACGCGTTCCAGCTTCTGCAGGGCGTCGAGACGCTGGGCGTGCGCATGGACCGTCACATGCAGAACACGCACCTCGTGCTGGAAGCCCTGAAGTCCAACAAGGCCGTCGACTGGGTGCTGCATCCCTCGCTGGAGACGCACACGGACTATCAGCTCGCCAAGCAACTGCTGCCGCGCGGTGCCGGCTCGATCATCTCCTTCGGCATCAAGGGCGGGCGGCCCGCGGGCCGCAAGTTCATCGAATCGCTGCGCATGATCAGCCATCTCGCCAATGTCGGCGACGCCAAGACGCTGGTGATCCACCCGGCCTCGACCACCCATCAGCAGATGGACGCCGAACAGCTCAAGGCGGCCGGCATCGGGGAGGAGCTGGTGCGGCTCTCGGTCGGCATCGAGACCGCTGGCGACATCATCGACGATCTCGCGCAGGCGCTGCGCATCTCGCAGAAGGTCTGA
- a CDS encoding alpha/beta fold hydrolase: MKLSVNGLDVFTATGGRDFDKSLPAVVFIHGAGFDHSTWALHTRWFAHHGFSVLAPDMPGHGRSSGPSLGSIAEMADWTAALLDAAGAAKAHLIGHSMGSLISLETAARHPDKVSALSLIGTAATMTVGPDLLKAAEANSQDANDMVSIWGLGFNAELGGSLAPGLWMHGGAQAVLKSCEPGVLFRDLSACNAYANALAAAASVKVPTTLILGERDMMTPAKAGKALAAAIPHAKTVVVPGAGHMIMAERPDELLAALRG, encoded by the coding sequence ATGAAGCTCTCCGTCAACGGCCTTGATGTGTTCACCGCAACCGGCGGCCGCGACTTCGACAAGTCCCTGCCCGCGGTCGTCTTCATCCACGGCGCCGGCTTCGACCATTCGACCTGGGCGCTGCACACGCGCTGGTTCGCCCATCACGGTTTTTCCGTGCTGGCGCCTGATATGCCCGGCCACGGCCGCTCTAGCGGGCCTTCGCTCGGCAGCATCGCCGAGATGGCCGACTGGACCGCGGCGCTGCTCGATGCGGCGGGAGCTGCGAAGGCGCATCTGATCGGCCATTCCATGGGATCGCTGATCTCGCTGGAGACGGCGGCCCGTCACCCCGACAAGGTTTCCGCGCTGAGCCTGATCGGCACCGCCGCGACCATGACGGTCGGCCCGGATTTGTTGAAGGCCGCCGAGGCCAACTCGCAGGACGCCAACGACATGGTCTCGATCTGGGGCCTCGGATTCAACGCCGAGCTCGGCGGCAGTCTCGCGCCGGGCCTGTGGATGCATGGCGGCGCGCAGGCGGTGCTGAAGTCTTGCGAGCCGGGCGTGCTGTTCAGGGATCTGTCGGCCTGCAATGCCTATGCGAATGCGCTCGCCGCGGCCGCGAGCGTGAAGGTGCCGACGACATTGATTCTCGGCGAACGCGACATGATGACCCCGGCGAAGGCGGGCAAGGCGCTAGCGGCCGCCATCCCGCATGCGAAGACCGTCGTTGTGCCGGGCGCCGGCCACATGATCATGGCCGAGCGCCCGGATGAATTGCTGGCGGCGCTGAGGGGCTGA
- a CDS encoding sulfonate ABC transporter substrate-binding protein, translated as MIARRHFLTAALLVATAFNVSAHAEDKPAEIRIGTQKGGFFPAVRQRQTLENAFRPLGIEVKWVDFQFGPPLLEAINVGSVDFGFVGDTPPIFAQAGGARIRYVAAVKSEGDNQAIIVPKDSPIKTLADLKGKRVAFGKGSSAHNLLVASLERAGLSWSDITPAPLAPADATAAFVKGSVDAWSIWDPYLALAELKEGARVIAFDKDVHKPNAYYIANTDFVEKHPSLVARLNTTFASEGAWANSHHEEVAKAQSEATGVDIEAVRRFVNRSTYSVVPLDAEVIKTQQAVADRFAKLGLIPKPVNVSDIVWKWTPGS; from the coding sequence ATGATTGCACGACGCCATTTTCTGACCGCAGCGCTGCTCGTCGCGACCGCATTCAATGTGTCCGCGCACGCCGAGGACAAGCCCGCGGAAATCCGGATCGGCACGCAGAAGGGTGGCTTCTTCCCGGCCGTGCGCCAGCGTCAGACACTCGAAAACGCCTTCAGGCCGCTCGGCATCGAGGTCAAATGGGTCGACTTCCAGTTCGGTCCGCCGCTGCTGGAGGCCATCAATGTCGGTAGCGTCGATTTCGGCTTCGTCGGCGATACGCCGCCGATTTTCGCGCAAGCGGGCGGCGCCAGGATCCGCTACGTCGCGGCTGTGAAGTCCGAAGGCGACAATCAGGCGATCATCGTGCCGAAGGATTCACCGATCAAGACGCTCGCCGACCTCAAGGGCAAGCGCGTCGCCTTCGGCAAGGGATCGAGCGCGCACAATCTGCTGGTCGCATCGCTCGAAAGGGCCGGGCTGTCCTGGTCCGATATCACGCCGGCGCCGCTCGCGCCGGCTGATGCGACCGCGGCCTTCGTCAAGGGCTCGGTCGACGCCTGGTCGATCTGGGATCCTTATCTGGCGCTCGCCGAACTGAAGGAGGGCGCGCGGGTGATCGCGTTCGACAAGGACGTGCACAAGCCGAACGCCTATTACATCGCCAACACGGATTTCGTCGAAAAACATCCGTCGCTGGTCGCCCGGCTCAACACCACCTTCGCCTCGGAAGGCGCCTGGGCGAACTCACATCACGAGGAGGTCGCGAAGGCGCAGTCCGAGGCGACCGGCGTCGACATCGAGGCCGTCCGCCGCTTCGTCAATCGATCGACTTACAGCGTGGTGCCGCTCGACGCCGAGGTGATCAAGACCCAGCAGGCCGTCGCCGACCGTTTTGCGAAGCTCGGCCTGATCCCGAAGCCGGTCAACGTCTCCGACATCGTCTGGAAGTGGACGCCGGGGTCCTGA
- a CDS encoding pyridoxamine 5'-phosphate oxidase family protein, whose translation MSVIETIEQLEAIYGATNDASTVKVADHVTPLYRIFIEKAPFAALATIGPEGIDCSPRGDLPGFVRIHDPNTLMLPDRRGNNRVDSLRNIVRDPRVSLMFLIPGSGNAVRANGRAHLSIDPELLASFKVEGKAPRSVMVMKVDEIYFQCARAIVRSDLWNPDKRIDPKTLPTPGQILAEMSDNQVGGAEYDRIWPERAAATMW comes from the coding sequence ATGTCGGTGATTGAAACGATCGAACAGCTGGAGGCCATCTACGGCGCCACCAACGACGCCTCGACCGTGAAAGTCGCCGACCACGTCACGCCGCTCTACCGCATCTTCATCGAGAAGGCGCCGTTCGCCGCGCTTGCCACCATCGGACCGGAAGGCATCGACTGCTCGCCGCGTGGTGACTTGCCCGGCTTTGTCCGGATTCATGATCCCAACACGCTGATGCTGCCGGACCGCCGCGGCAACAATCGTGTCGACTCCTTGCGCAACATCGTGCGCGATCCCAGGGTGTCGTTGATGTTCCTGATCCCCGGCTCCGGCAATGCGGTTCGTGCCAACGGTCGCGCACATCTATCCATCGATCCCGAGCTGCTGGCCTCGTTCAAGGTGGAAGGCAAGGCGCCGCGCAGCGTCATGGTGATGAAGGTGGACGAAATCTACTTCCAGTGCGCCCGCGCCATCGTCCGCTCCGACCTCTGGAATCCCGACAAGCGTATCGATCCGAAGACGCTGCCGACGCCGGGCCAGATCCTCGCCGAGATGAGCGACAACCAGGTCGGCGGCGCGGAGTACGATCGCATCTGGCCGGAACGGGCTGCCGCGACGATGTGGTGA
- the phnN gene encoding phosphonate metabolism protein/1,5-bisphosphokinase (PRPP-forming) PhnN: protein MSEIPAMAQDDAGAIGPGRLVLVVGPSGAGKDTLLRLAQAACVDDHDIVFPRRIVTRESSADEDNVALGFDEFRGACEHGDFAVHWDAHGHSYALPLDINEDIRAGRTVVANVSRTVIGALRQAYADVVVVAITAPPDVLAARLAARARQSDGNIAERLTRSVDDRSAQADVTILNAGSAEYHARQLVRVIRNEGWHD, encoded by the coding sequence ATGAGCGAGATTCCGGCCATGGCGCAGGACGACGCGGGCGCGATCGGTCCCGGCCGGCTCGTGCTCGTGGTCGGTCCCAGCGGCGCCGGCAAGGACACGCTGCTGCGGCTGGCGCAGGCGGCCTGCGTTGACGATCACGACATTGTCTTCCCGCGCCGAATCGTGACGCGTGAATCCTCCGCCGACGAAGACAATGTCGCGCTCGGCTTCGACGAATTCCGCGGCGCGTGCGAGCATGGCGACTTCGCCGTGCATTGGGACGCGCACGGGCATTCCTATGCGTTGCCGCTCGACATCAACGAGGATATCCGCGCCGGCCGCACGGTCGTCGCCAATGTCTCGCGCACGGTGATCGGTGCGCTGCGCCAGGCCTACGCCGACGTCGTGGTGGTCGCGATCACGGCGCCGCCGGATGTGCTGGCCGCGCGGCTGGCCGCGCGCGCGCGACAGAGCGACGGCAATATCGCCGAGCGCCTCACTCGCAGCGTCGACGACAGGTCGGCGCAGGCGGATGTCACCATCCTCAATGCCGGCAGCGCCGAGTATCACGCCCGCCAGCTCGTGCGCGTGATCAGGAACGAAGGCTGGCACGATTAG
- a CDS encoding alpha-D-ribose 1-methylphosphonate 5-triphosphate diphosphatase — protein MNAKPKDIVIANARIVLADRVIEQGWLALADGRIAEIGDGTAPAGAEDAGGDLIMPGLIELHTDHLEAHYVPRPKVFWNPVAAVISYDGQLATSGITTVFDSLRVWREDGAEEVDGRAGVLAAAITTARDASLLRADHFLHLRCEIPMPSVVEEARELIDRPDVKLMSLMDHTPGQRQFRDEVKLRDYYRGRGGGKTDAELDELFAKRFEYQKLYAATNMREIVSLAHQYKIPLASHDDTTEENVADAVRDRVSVAEFPTTLEAARGLHEAGIDILMGAPNVVRGGSHSGNIAAVDLAREGLLDILSSDYIPSSLLMGALQLPEHVPAIGLPAAIRTVTKAPAEAVGLTDRGEVAIGKRADLIRVHVAGSVPVVRSVWREGSRVA, from the coding sequence ATGAACGCCAAGCCGAAGGACATTGTGATCGCCAACGCCAGGATCGTGCTGGCCGACCGGGTGATCGAGCAGGGCTGGCTCGCTCTTGCCGACGGGCGCATTGCCGAGATCGGCGATGGGACTGCGCCTGCGGGCGCCGAGGATGCCGGCGGCGATTTGATCATGCCGGGGCTGATCGAGCTGCACACCGACCATCTCGAAGCCCATTACGTGCCGCGGCCAAAGGTGTTCTGGAATCCGGTTGCCGCCGTCATCTCCTACGACGGCCAACTCGCGACTTCGGGCATCACCACCGTGTTCGATTCGCTTCGGGTCTGGCGCGAGGACGGCGCCGAGGAAGTGGACGGCCGGGCCGGCGTGCTCGCCGCCGCGATCACGACCGCGCGCGACGCTAGCCTGCTGCGCGCCGACCACTTCCTGCATCTGCGCTGCGAAATCCCGATGCCGAGCGTGGTCGAGGAGGCCAGGGAGCTGATCGACCGTCCCGACGTCAAGCTGATGTCGCTGATGGACCACACCCCCGGTCAGCGTCAGTTCCGCGACGAGGTCAAGCTGCGTGACTATTACCGCGGCAGGGGCGGCGGCAAGACCGATGCCGAGCTCGACGAACTGTTCGCAAAGCGCTTCGAATATCAGAAGCTCTATGCCGCCACCAACATGCGCGAGATCGTGTCGCTGGCGCATCAGTACAAGATCCCGCTCGCGAGCCACGACGACACCACCGAGGAGAACGTCGCGGACGCCGTGCGCGACCGCGTGTCGGTGGCGGAATTCCCGACCACGCTCGAGGCCGCGCGCGGCTTGCACGAGGCTGGCATCGACATCCTGATGGGCGCGCCGAATGTCGTGCGCGGCGGCTCGCATTCCGGCAACATCGCCGCGGTCGATCTCGCCCGCGAAGGCCTGCTCGACATCCTGTCGTCGGACTACATCCCGTCGAGCCTCCTGATGGGAGCGCTGCAATTGCCCGAGCATGTGCCCGCGATCGGCCTTCCCGCGGCGATCCGCACCGTGACGAAGGCGCCCGCGGAAGCGGTGGGCCTCACCGACCGCGGCGAGGTCGCGATCGGCAAGCGCGCCGACCTCATTCGCGTGCATGTTGCCGGCAGTGTTCCCGTCGTCCGCAGCGTCTGGCGTGAAGGAAGCCGCGTCGCATGA